In one Streptomyces sp. NBC_01241 genomic region, the following are encoded:
- the ngcE gene encoding N-acetylglucosamine/diacetylchitobiose ABC transporter substrate-binding protein, protein MGSTSAHKNEGLGRRDVIKRSAALGLITVPTMSFLSACASSDSSSDKKVEKGKTSKTNPLGVNETAPLEVVIFDGGFGQQYALDAEKKYNAAFPKAPKVKHAATQKIQSQLQPRFNGGTPPDLIDNSGAEQMDMGVLVGKKQLLDLTPLMDAPSIDDPSKKVRDTLRPGVLEMGQFDGDPVWIMYYAYTVYGVWYSQTALDNLDAQYPENWDDMLALCAKAKKKGIAGWTYPGKYPYYLPFSLYPFIAKIGGREVLDKIDNLEPNAWMDPAVKAAFEAYYELYQKGYVLKGTPGLTHIQSQTEWTKGKALFIPNGSWVENEAAPTTPKDFKMMVAPPSGLDSSDKMPFGTIWASGGEPFIVPAKAKNPEGGMEQLRIMLSEESSKNFTKQVKSLSAFNGGTDGLTLSTAMQAGVDSLKKAGDNVVNPRLQDWYVKLQKEQIGVAGIGEMMAGRATPAETLKKIQAFADAAAKDQSIKHYKHQ, encoded by the coding sequence ATGGGATCCACCTCCGCCCACAAGAATGAGGGCCTTGGCCGTCGCGATGTGATCAAGCGATCTGCCGCACTCGGCCTGATCACCGTGCCGACGATGAGCTTCCTGTCGGCGTGTGCGAGCAGTGACAGCAGCAGCGACAAGAAGGTCGAGAAGGGCAAGACCAGCAAGACGAACCCGCTCGGCGTCAACGAGACGGCTCCCCTAGAGGTAGTCATCTTCGACGGTGGTTTCGGCCAGCAGTACGCCCTCGACGCGGAGAAGAAGTACAACGCCGCGTTCCCGAAGGCTCCGAAGGTCAAGCACGCCGCGACCCAGAAGATCCAGTCGCAGCTGCAGCCGCGCTTCAACGGCGGCACCCCGCCGGACCTGATCGACAACTCCGGCGCCGAGCAGATGGACATGGGTGTCCTGGTCGGCAAGAAGCAGCTGCTCGACCTCACGCCGCTGATGGACGCCCCGTCCATCGACGACCCCAGCAAGAAGGTCCGCGACACGCTGCGCCCGGGTGTCCTGGAGATGGGGCAGTTCGACGGCGACCCCGTCTGGATCATGTACTACGCGTACACCGTGTACGGCGTCTGGTACTCGCAGACCGCGCTCGACAACCTCGACGCGCAGTACCCCGAGAACTGGGACGACATGCTCGCCCTCTGCGCGAAGGCGAAGAAGAAGGGCATCGCCGGCTGGACGTACCCCGGCAAGTACCCGTACTACCTGCCGTTCTCGCTCTACCCGTTCATCGCCAAGATCGGTGGCCGGGAGGTTCTCGACAAGATCGACAACCTGGAGCCGAACGCCTGGATGGACCCCGCGGTGAAGGCGGCGTTCGAGGCGTACTACGAGCTCTACCAGAAGGGCTACGTCCTCAAGGGCACCCCCGGCCTGACCCACATCCAGTCGCAGACCGAGTGGACCAAGGGCAAGGCGCTGTTCATCCCGAACGGCTCGTGGGTGGAGAACGAGGCGGCGCCGACCACGCCCAAGGACTTCAAGATGATGGTCGCGCCGCCGTCCGGCCTGGACTCGTCCGACAAGATGCCGTTCGGCACCATCTGGGCGTCCGGCGGCGAGCCGTTCATCGTTCCGGCCAAGGCGAAGAACCCCGAGGGCGGCATGGAGCAGCTGCGCATCATGCTCTCCGAGGAGTCGTCGAAGAACTTCACCAAGCAGGTCAAGTCGCTCAGCGCCTTCAACGGTGGCACCGACGGTCTGACCCTGTCGACTGCCATGCAGGCCGGTGTCGACTCGCTGAAGAAGGCCGGCGACAACGTGGTGAACCCGCGTCTGCAGGACTGGTACGTGAAGCTCCAGAAGGAGCAGATCGGCGTCGCCGGCATCGGCGAGATGATGGCCGGCCGCGCGACCCCGGCCGAGACCCTCAAGAAGATCCAGGCCTTCGCGGACGCGGCGGCCAAGGACCAGTCCATCAAGCACTACAAGCACCAGTGA
- a CDS encoding carbohydrate ABC transporter permease encodes MQHGKYRFIVGFLVVPLALYAVFVIWPFIQSIYYSFTDWTGLSPDFKMVGFDNYTKMLKDDVFWKSLQHSVLLVLLLPLVTLGLALFFAFMLNVGGRRRKNAAVSGVRGSSFYKIAYFFPQVLSIVIVALLFQFAFNPVSGMLNSTLKGIGLGSIQPDWLGDPSLALVCVMSVLVWSTVGFFVVLFSAGMASIPKDFYEAALLDGANRFTTFFRITLPLLWDTVQSGWVYMGILALGVEAFTAVQVMTVGPGGPDYSTTVLPLYVYQTAFRDGQAGYATTIGVGLLIVTMAFAAVVMRLGRRERLEF; translated from the coding sequence ATGCAGCACGGCAAGTACCGTTTCATCGTGGGGTTCTTGGTAGTCCCACTGGCGTTGTACGCGGTCTTCGTCATTTGGCCGTTCATCCAGTCCATCTACTACTCGTTCACGGACTGGACCGGCCTGAGCCCGGACTTCAAGATGGTCGGGTTCGACAACTACACGAAGATGCTGAAGGACGACGTCTTCTGGAAGTCGTTGCAGCACAGCGTGTTGCTCGTGCTGCTGCTGCCGCTGGTGACGCTGGGCCTGGCGCTGTTCTTCGCCTTCATGCTCAATGTCGGAGGCCGACGGCGCAAGAACGCCGCGGTCTCCGGCGTGCGGGGCTCCTCCTTCTACAAGATCGCCTATTTCTTCCCGCAGGTGCTCTCGATCGTCATCGTCGCCCTGCTCTTCCAGTTCGCTTTCAACCCCGTCAGCGGGATGCTGAATTCGACACTGAAGGGAATCGGCCTGGGCTCCATCCAGCCGGACTGGCTGGGCGATCCGAGTCTCGCGCTGGTCTGCGTCATGTCGGTGCTGGTCTGGTCGACGGTCGGATTCTTCGTCGTCCTCTTCTCGGCCGGCATGGCGTCCATCCCGAAGGACTTCTACGAGGCGGCGCTCCTCGACGGCGCCAACCGCTTCACCACGTTCTTCCGGATCACGCTTCCGCTGCTGTGGGACACGGTGCAGTCGGGCTGGGTCTACATGGGAATCCTGGCCCTCGGCGTGGAGGCGTTCACCGCCGTACAGGTCATGACCGTGGGCCCCGGTGGTCCCGACTACTCGACCACGGTCCTTCCGCTGTACGTGTACCAGACGGCCTTCCGCGACGGGCAGGCCGGATACGCGACAACGATCGGTGTCGGACTGCTCATCGTCACCATGGCCTTCGCCGCCGTCGTGATGCGACTGGGCCGGCGCGAGCGGCTGGAGTTCTGA
- a CDS encoding carbohydrate ABC transporter permease, whose translation MKTTDTPPAAPAADPAPVAKASAPAVKEKSGEGQVLNVFSHGVLIIWAILVVLPLLWAVMASFKTDDSILSTPWSLPDKLHFENWSRAWSQAHMSDYFFNTVVVVGCSLVGTLLLGSMAAYVLARFDFPGNRFLYYLFIGGMSFPIILALVPLFFVMNNMGLLNTRHGLIMVYIAYSLPFTVFFLTSFFRSLPSSVAEAAMIDGASHTRTFFQVMLPMAKPGLISVGIFNFLGQWNQYMLPTVLNTDPNHRVLSQGLVELANSQGYKGDWSGLFAGLVMAMLPVLAAYIIFQRQVVAGLTAGAVK comes from the coding sequence GTGAAGACGACTGACACCCCACCCGCGGCACCGGCGGCCGACCCGGCACCCGTGGCCAAGGCGTCCGCGCCCGCCGTCAAGGAGAAGAGCGGCGAGGGCCAGGTCCTCAATGTCTTCTCGCACGGTGTGCTGATCATCTGGGCGATCCTGGTCGTCCTGCCGCTGCTCTGGGCGGTGATGGCGTCCTTCAAGACGGACGACTCGATCCTGTCGACGCCGTGGTCGCTGCCCGACAAGCTGCACTTCGAGAACTGGTCGCGCGCCTGGAGCCAGGCGCACATGAGCGACTACTTCTTCAACACCGTCGTGGTGGTGGGCTGCTCGCTCGTCGGAACCCTGCTGCTCGGGTCGATGGCGGCGTACGTACTGGCGCGGTTCGACTTCCCGGGCAATCGCTTCCTCTACTACCTGTTCATCGGCGGGATGAGTTTCCCGATCATCCTGGCGCTGGTCCCGCTGTTCTTCGTCATGAACAACATGGGCCTGCTGAACACGCGGCACGGACTGATCATGGTCTACATCGCGTATTCGCTGCCGTTCACCGTCTTCTTCCTCACCTCGTTCTTCCGGTCACTGCCGAGCTCGGTGGCGGAAGCGGCGATGATCGACGGGGCCTCGCACACCCGGACCTTCTTCCAGGTGATGCTGCCGATGGCGAAGCCCGGCCTGATCAGCGTCGGTATCTTCAACTTCCTCGGGCAGTGGAACCAGTACATGCTGCCGACGGTGCTCAACACCGATCCGAACCACCGGGTGCTCTCCCAGGGCCTGGTCGAACTGGCCAACAGCCAGGGGTACAAGGGTGACTGGTCCGGTCTCTTCGCCGGTCTGGTGATGGCGATGCTGCCGGTCCTTGCGGCCTACATCATCTTCCAGCGCCAGGTCGTCGCCGGGCTCACCGCGGGTGCGGTGAAGTAG
- a CDS encoding ROK family transcriptional regulator, translating into METPGSQTSLHRANLERVVRAVRMAGSLTQAEIARSTGLSAATVSNIVRELKDGGTVEVTPTSAGGRRARSVSLSGDAGIVIGVDFGHTHLRVAIGNLAHQVLAEESEPMDVDASAAEGFGRAERLVKRLIEATGISPDKVIGVGLGVPGPIDVESGTLGSTSILPGWTGINPSEELAGRLGVPVYVDNDANLGALGELVWGSGRGVKDLAYIKVASGVGAGLVIDGHIYRGPGGTAGEIGHITLDESGPVCRCGNRGCLETFTAARYVLPLLQPGHGPDLTMERVVQLAREGDPGCRRVIGDVGRHIGSGVANLCNLLNPSRVVLGGSLAEAGELVLAPIRDSVSRYAIPSAARQLSVLPGALGGRAEVLGALALVLSEMGDSTLLESTLPSAAQPSLR; encoded by the coding sequence ATGGAGACTCCGGGTTCGCAGACATCTCTGCATCGCGCCAACCTTGAGCGGGTGGTGCGCGCGGTACGCATGGCGGGCTCGCTCACCCAGGCGGAGATCGCACGGAGCACCGGCCTGTCAGCGGCCACCGTCTCCAACATCGTTCGCGAACTGAAGGACGGCGGCACGGTCGAGGTGACCCCCACCTCGGCGGGCGGCCGGCGGGCCCGCAGCGTCTCGCTCAGCGGTGACGCCGGCATTGTGATCGGCGTCGACTTCGGTCATACGCATCTGCGGGTGGCGATCGGCAACCTCGCCCACCAGGTGCTCGCCGAGGAGTCCGAGCCGATGGATGTCGACGCCTCGGCCGCGGAGGGGTTCGGACGGGCGGAACGCCTGGTCAAACGGCTCATCGAGGCGACCGGGATCAGCCCGGACAAGGTGATCGGGGTGGGCCTCGGTGTTCCCGGCCCGATCGACGTCGAGTCCGGCACCCTGGGCTCCACGTCGATCCTGCCGGGCTGGACGGGCATCAACCCCAGCGAGGAGCTCGCGGGCCGGCTCGGCGTGCCGGTGTACGTCGACAACGACGCCAACCTCGGCGCGCTCGGCGAGCTGGTCTGGGGGAGCGGGCGCGGGGTCAAGGACCTCGCGTACATCAAGGTCGCCAGCGGTGTCGGCGCCGGTCTGGTGATCGACGGGCACATCTACCGGGGGCCGGGCGGCACGGCCGGCGAGATCGGGCACATCACGCTCGACGAATCGGGCCCGGTCTGCCGCTGCGGCAACCGCGGATGCCTGGAGACGTTCACCGCCGCGCGCTACGTCCTGCCGCTGCTCCAGCCCGGTCACGGGCCCGATCTCACCATGGAGCGGGTGGTCCAGCTGGCCCGCGAGGGCGATCCGGGCTGCCGACGGGTGATCGGGGACGTCGGGCGCCACATCGGCAGCGGGGTGGCCAACCTCTGCAATCTGCTCAACCCCAGCCGGGTGGTGCTCGGCGGCTCGCTCGCCGAGGCCGGCGAGCTGGTGCTCGCACCGATCCGCGACTCGGTCTCCCGCTACGCCATTCCCAGCGCCGCCCGGCAGCTCTCGGTGCTGCCGGGGGCGCTCGGCGGCCGGGCCGAAGTGCTGGGTGCGCTGGCCCTGGTGCTGAGCGAGATGGGGGATTCAACCCTTTTGGAAAGTACCCTGCCGTCAGCCGCCCAGCCTTCACTTAGATGA
- a CDS encoding sugar ABC transporter substrate-binding protein — MNATMRRIVIGTAAVSMTVSLAACGKAGDDNKGGGGDSKVIGLLLPENKTTRYETFDRPIIEAKITQLCGDCKVKYSNAAGESDTQKKQFDSLITQGVKVIIVDSVNYEATKSWVEQAAKKGVKVVAYDRLAEGPVSAYVSYDNEKIGRLQGEAMVKALGAKAKESNVVMINGSPLDPNAPFFKKGAHSVLDTQVKKVVYEQDIPDWSPEEANKKMGAAIDSLGKDGFQGVYSANDGMAGGIITALNKQAIKVPVGGQDSELAGLQRILKGDQAFTIYKQIKPEAETTAEIAVRLLKGEKFDDLTPTKVDSVSGAIKGIPAKLYDAQVVTKENVADTIIADKVYKASEICTPEYKAACEAAGIK; from the coding sequence ATGAACGCAACGATGCGACGCATTGTCATCGGCACGGCCGCTGTTTCCATGACCGTCTCCCTCGCCGCCTGCGGCAAGGCGGGCGACGACAACAAGGGTGGCGGCGGCGACAGCAAGGTCATCGGCCTGCTGCTGCCGGAGAACAAGACCACTCGTTACGAGACCTTCGACCGCCCCATCATCGAGGCGAAGATCACGCAGCTGTGCGGCGACTGCAAGGTCAAGTACAGCAACGCCGCGGGGGAGAGCGATACCCAGAAGAAGCAGTTCGACTCGCTCATCACCCAGGGTGTGAAGGTCATCATCGTGGACTCCGTCAACTACGAGGCCACCAAGTCCTGGGTGGAGCAGGCGGCCAAGAAGGGCGTCAAGGTCGTCGCGTACGACCGCCTCGCCGAGGGCCCGGTCTCCGCGTACGTGTCGTACGACAACGAGAAGATCGGCCGCCTTCAGGGGGAGGCCATGGTCAAGGCGCTCGGCGCCAAGGCCAAGGAGAGCAACGTTGTCATGATCAACGGCTCGCCGCTCGACCCGAACGCCCCGTTCTTCAAGAAGGGTGCCCACAGCGTCCTGGACACCCAGGTCAAGAAGGTCGTCTACGAGCAGGACATCCCTGACTGGTCGCCCGAGGAGGCCAACAAGAAGATGGGCGCGGCCATCGACTCCCTGGGCAAGGACGGCTTCCAGGGCGTCTACTCCGCCAACGACGGCATGGCCGGCGGCATCATCACGGCCCTGAACAAGCAGGCCATCAAGGTCCCGGTCGGCGGTCAGGACTCCGAGCTCGCCGGGCTGCAGCGCATCCTCAAGGGCGACCAGGCCTTCACGATCTACAAGCAGATCAAGCCCGAGGCGGAGACCACCGCCGAGATCGCGGTCAGGCTCCTCAAGGGCGAGAAGTTCGACGACCTGACCCCGACCAAGGTCGACAGCGTCTCCGGCGCGATCAAGGGCATCCCGGCCAAGCTGTACGACGCGCAGGTCGTGACCAAGGAGAACGTCGCCGACACGATCATCGCCGACAAGGTCTACAAGGCCTCGGAGATCTGCACGCCGGAGTACAAGGCGGCTTGCGAAGCAGCCGGTATCAAGTAG
- a CDS encoding ATP-binding cassette domain-containing protein, producing the protein MIHVSATPVLALRGISKRFGAVQALTDVDLEIHPGEVVALVGDNGAGKSTLVKTISGVHPIDEGVIEWEGEAVRINRPNNAQDLGIATVYQDLALCDNLDVVANLFLGSELRKVSVLDEIAMEKRAKELLDTLSIRIPSVRIPVAALSGGQRQVVAIARALIGDPKIVILDEPTAALGVEQTAQVLDLVERLRERGHGVILISHNMADVRAVADRVAVLRLGRNNGVFDVAGTSHEEIIAAITGATDNAVTRRQARSATKEEAK; encoded by the coding sequence ATGATTCACGTGTCCGCTACGCCCGTGCTGGCGTTGCGCGGAATCTCCAAGCGGTTCGGCGCCGTCCAGGCGCTCACCGATGTGGACCTGGAGATTCACCCCGGCGAGGTCGTCGCCCTGGTCGGCGACAACGGTGCCGGCAAGTCGACGCTCGTCAAGACCATTTCGGGTGTCCACCCGATCGATGAAGGTGTCATCGAGTGGGAGGGCGAGGCGGTCCGGATCAACCGGCCGAACAACGCCCAGGATCTCGGAATCGCCACCGTCTACCAGGACTTGGCGCTCTGCGACAACCTCGATGTCGTCGCCAACCTCTTCCTCGGCAGCGAACTGCGCAAGGTCTCCGTCCTCGACGAGATCGCGATGGAGAAGCGCGCCAAGGAATTGCTGGACACCCTCTCCATCCGGATCCCCAGCGTCCGCATCCCGGTCGCCGCGCTCTCGGGCGGTCAGCGTCAAGTCGTGGCCATCGCACGCGCGTTGATCGGTGACCCCAAGATCGTCATCCTGGACGAACCGACCGCGGCACTCGGCGTCGAGCAGACCGCCCAGGTCCTCGACCTGGTCGAGCGGCTGCGCGAGCGGGGCCACGGCGTCATCCTCATCAGCCACAACATGGCCGACGTGCGCGCCGTCGCGGACCGCGTGGCGGTGCTCCGCCTGGGCCGCAACAACGGTGTCTTCGATGTGGCGGGCACCTCCCACGAAGAGATCATCGCCGCGATCACCGGCGCCACGGACAACGCCGTCACGCGTCGCCAAGCACGCTCGGCCACGAAGGAGGAAGCGAAGTGA
- a CDS encoding sugar ABC transporter permease, with product MSDLAKTPGTSTEKPAPQPPAAEQSAAPVPAVDPRLLVREEGFKGYWSEFTRKVRGGELGSLPVFVGLIVIAVVFQFQNSNFLSASSVANIAVYSSGIGIMAVGIVFVLLLGEIDLSVGSVAGVGAAVWAVLNVNNGWNEWLAILVAVLSGMALGALHGFFFAKIGVPAFVVTLAGFLGWSGLQDWMMGGEGSINTPSGSAVENLTNYFFEDKAAGYGLALVAVLAYGASLLVDSRRRKAAGLPARPTGEVVLRTAVVAILCFVVAYVLNEPAGARGLPLALVLFLAVLIVADFVARRTSFGRQVFAVGGNPEAARRAGINVDRVRITVFALSGTLGAFGGLFIASLSGGATKSVGGGNTLMLVIAAAVIGGTSLFGGRGKVWSALLGMIVIQSIQQGLNMIGMANAIQYMITGAVLLAAVVIDSVSRRTQKTAGRA from the coding sequence GTGAGCGACCTCGCCAAGACCCCCGGGACCTCCACCGAGAAGCCCGCCCCGCAACCACCGGCCGCCGAGCAGTCGGCAGCCCCCGTACCCGCCGTCGACCCGCGTCTGCTCGTCCGCGAGGAGGGCTTCAAGGGCTACTGGTCGGAGTTCACCCGCAAGGTGCGCGGCGGTGAGCTCGGCTCGCTTCCCGTCTTCGTCGGCCTGATCGTCATCGCGGTCGTCTTCCAGTTCCAGAACAGCAATTTCCTCTCCGCGAGCTCCGTCGCCAACATCGCCGTCTACAGTTCCGGCATCGGCATCATGGCGGTCGGCATCGTGTTCGTGCTGCTGCTCGGCGAGATCGACCTCTCGGTCGGCTCCGTCGCGGGGGTCGGCGCGGCCGTCTGGGCCGTGCTCAACGTCAACAACGGCTGGAACGAGTGGCTCGCGATCCTCGTCGCCGTTCTCTCCGGAATGGCCCTCGGCGCGCTGCACGGCTTCTTCTTCGCCAAGATCGGCGTACCGGCGTTCGTCGTCACCCTGGCGGGCTTCCTCGGCTGGAGCGGTCTGCAGGACTGGATGATGGGCGGGGAAGGGTCGATCAACACGCCGTCCGGCAGTGCCGTCGAGAACCTGACCAACTACTTCTTCGAGGACAAGGCCGCCGGCTACGGACTCGCCCTGGTCGCCGTCCTCGCGTACGGGGCCTCGCTCCTGGTGGACAGCAGGCGCCGTAAGGCGGCGGGGCTGCCCGCCCGCCCGACCGGCGAGGTCGTGCTGCGCACCGCGGTCGTCGCGATCCTGTGCTTCGTCGTCGCGTACGTCCTGAACGAGCCCGCGGGCGCCCGTGGCCTGCCGCTCGCCCTGGTGCTCTTCCTCGCCGTCCTGATCGTCGCGGACTTCGTCGCCCGGCGCACGAGCTTCGGCCGTCAGGTCTTCGCGGTCGGCGGCAACCCGGAGGCCGCGCGCCGTGCCGGTATCAACGTCGACCGGGTCCGGATCACCGTCTTCGCCCTGTCCGGCACGCTGGGCGCCTTCGGCGGCCTCTTCATCGCCAGCCTCTCCGGCGGCGCCACGAAGAGCGTCGGCGGCGGCAACACACTGATGCTGGTCATCGCCGCCGCCGTCATCGGTGGCACCAGCCTCTTCGGAGGCCGGGGCAAGGTCTGGTCCGCGCTGCTCGGCATGATCGTGATCCAGTCGATCCAGCAGGGCCTGAACATGATCGGTATGGCCAACGCCATTCAGTACATGATCACCGGCGCGGTTCTGCTGGCCGCCGTGGTCATCGACTCGGTCTCCCGCCGTACCCAGAAGACCGCAGGTCGCGCCTGA
- the dxs gene encoding 1-deoxy-D-xylulose-5-phosphate synthase, producing MALLTRIGGPRDLDRLTPEQLDQLAEEIRTFLVDAVSKTGGHLGPNLGVVELTIALHRVFDSPKDKVLFDTGHQSYVHKLLTGRQDFSKLKSKGGLSGYPSRAESEHDIIENSHASTVLGWADGLAKANEVLGKDDHVVAVIGDGALTGGMAWEALNNIAAAKDRPLVIVVNDNERSYAPTIGGLANHLATLRTTDGYERFLARGKDILERTPVVGKPLYETLHGAKKGLKDFIAPQGMFEDLGLKYVGPIDGHDIEALESALQRAKRFGGPVIVHCLTEKGRGYTPALLDEADRFHAVGKIHPDTGLPIATSGLDWTSVFGEEMVKLGKERKDIVAITAAMLQPVGLTKFEKAFPDRIYDVGIAEQHGAVSAAGLATGGLHPVFAVYATFLNRAFDQVLMDVALHKCGVTFVLDRAGVTGTDGASHNGMWDMSILQCVPTLRIAAPRDADQVRAQLREAVEVDDAPTVVRFSKGAVGPAVKAVGRVGGMDVLREPGTTRPDVLLVSVGALAPMCLEIADLLDAQGITTTVVDPRWVKPVDEAMAPLAERHRAVVTVEDNSRAGGVGSAVAQALRDAGVDVPLRDFGIPPRFLDHASRKEVMAEIGLTAPDIARQVTGLVARLGGRYETGADDISVAVEPVRD from the coding sequence GTGGCTCTGCTGACCCGCATCGGTGGACCGCGCGACCTGGACCGGCTGACTCCCGAGCAGCTGGACCAGCTCGCCGAAGAGATCCGGACCTTCCTCGTCGACGCCGTTTCGAAGACCGGCGGACACCTCGGCCCCAACCTGGGCGTGGTCGAGCTGACCATCGCCCTGCACCGGGTCTTCGACTCGCCGAAGGACAAGGTGCTGTTCGACACCGGTCACCAGAGCTATGTGCACAAGCTCCTCACCGGTCGCCAGGACTTCTCGAAGCTCAAGAGCAAGGGCGGCCTCTCCGGCTACCCCTCCCGCGCGGAGTCCGAGCACGACATCATCGAGAATTCGCACGCCTCCACCGTGCTCGGCTGGGCCGACGGCCTCGCCAAGGCCAACGAGGTGCTGGGCAAGGACGACCACGTCGTGGCGGTCATCGGTGACGGCGCGCTCACCGGCGGTATGGCCTGGGAGGCGCTGAACAACATCGCCGCCGCCAAGGACCGCCCGCTCGTCATCGTCGTCAACGACAACGAGCGCTCCTACGCCCCGACCATCGGCGGCCTCGCCAACCACCTCGCCACGCTGCGCACCACCGACGGCTACGAGCGCTTCCTGGCCCGCGGCAAGGACATCCTGGAGCGCACCCCCGTCGTCGGGAAGCCGCTGTACGAGACGCTGCACGGCGCCAAGAAGGGGCTGAAGGACTTCATCGCCCCGCAGGGCATGTTCGAGGACCTCGGCCTGAAGTACGTCGGCCCGATCGACGGCCACGACATCGAGGCCCTGGAGTCCGCGCTCCAGCGCGCCAAGCGCTTCGGCGGGCCGGTCATCGTGCACTGCCTCACCGAGAAGGGCCGCGGCTACACCCCGGCCCTGCTCGACGAGGCCGACCGCTTCCACGCCGTCGGCAAGATCCACCCCGACACCGGCCTCCCCATCGCCACCTCGGGCCTCGACTGGACCTCCGTCTTCGGCGAGGAGATGGTCAAGCTCGGCAAGGAGCGCAAGGACATCGTCGCGATCACCGCGGCCATGCTCCAGCCGGTCGGCCTGACCAAGTTCGAGAAGGCGTTCCCGGACCGGATCTACGACGTCGGCATCGCCGAGCAGCACGGCGCGGTCTCCGCGGCCGGCCTCGCCACCGGCGGACTGCACCCCGTCTTCGCGGTGTACGCCACCTTCCTCAACCGCGCCTTCGACCAGGTCCTGATGGATGTCGCGCTGCACAAGTGCGGTGTGACCTTCGTCCTGGACCGGGCCGGCGTCACCGGCACCGACGGCGCCTCGCACAACGGCATGTGGGACATGTCGATCCTGCAGTGCGTGCCCACGCTCCGGATCGCCGCCCCGCGCGACGCCGACCAGGTCCGCGCCCAGCTGCGCGAGGCCGTCGAGGTCGACGACGCGCCGACCGTGGTCCGGTTCTCCAAGGGCGCGGTCGGCCCGGCGGTCAAGGCCGTCGGCCGGGTCGGCGGCATGGACGTCCTGCGCGAGCCCGGCACCACCCGGCCGGACGTCCTGCTCGTCTCCGTCGGAGCGCTCGCCCCGATGTGCCTGGAGATCGCCGATCTGCTGGACGCCCAGGGCATCACGACGACGGTCGTCGACCCGCGCTGGGTCAAGCCGGTCGACGAGGCCATGGCCCCGCTGGCCGAGCGGCACCGGGCCGTCGTCACCGTCGAGGACAACAGCAGGGCCGGCGGCGTCGGCTCCGCCGTCGCCCAGGCGCTGCGCGACGCCGGGGTCGACGTACCGCTGCGCGACTTCGGTATCCCGCCGCGCTTCCTCGACCACGCCTCCCGCAAGGAGGTCATGGCCGAGATCGGGCTGACCGCCCCGGACATCGCCCGCCAGGTCACCGGCCTGGTCGCCAGGCTGGGCGGCCGCTACGAGACGGGCGCGGACGACATCTCCGTCGCCGTGGAGCCCGTCCGCGACTGA